The Streptomyces sp. Je 1-332 genome has a window encoding:
- a CDS encoding aminopeptidase P family protein, with protein MTGTPATGTTGTPAPFTSDDYKARMDRAAADAADAGLAGLLVAPGPDMVWLTGYRPTADTERLTVLVLAAGQEPVLVVPTLEAPDAELAAGARALSLRDWTDGKDPYAATAPLLDVDGRFGISDNSWAMHLLGFQKELPNTSYVSLTEALPMLRAVKDAAELERLAAAGAAADSAYEEIKKVPFAGRKETDIAADLADLLRRFGHSQVDFTVVGSGPNGANPHHEASARVIEHGDMVVLDFGGLLHGYGSDTSRTVHVGEPGAEEQRVHDIVREAQEAGCRAVRPGTACQDVDRAARAVIADAGYGEQFIHRTGHGIGVTTHEPPYMIEGEELPLVPGMCFSVEPGIYLPGRFGVRIEDIVTVTEDGVRRLNSTPRELAIVN; from the coding sequence ATGACCGGCACCCCCGCGACCGGTACAACCGGCACCCCCGCACCCTTCACCTCCGACGACTACAAGGCCCGCATGGACCGCGCCGCGGCCGACGCGGCGGACGCGGGGCTCGCCGGGCTGCTGGTCGCGCCGGGCCCCGACATGGTCTGGCTCACCGGCTACCGGCCCACCGCCGACACCGAGCGCCTCACCGTCCTCGTGCTCGCCGCGGGGCAGGAGCCGGTGCTCGTGGTGCCCACCCTGGAGGCCCCGGACGCGGAGCTTGCCGCGGGCGCGAGGGCGCTCTCCTTGCGGGACTGGACCGACGGCAAGGATCCCTATGCGGCGACCGCGCCGCTCCTGGACGTCGACGGCCGCTTCGGGATCAGTGACAACTCCTGGGCCATGCATCTCCTCGGCTTCCAGAAGGAGCTGCCGAACACCTCCTACGTGTCCCTCACCGAGGCCCTCCCCATGCTGCGGGCCGTCAAGGACGCCGCCGAGCTGGAGCGCCTCGCTGCCGCGGGCGCCGCCGCGGACTCCGCGTACGAAGAAATCAAGAAGGTCCCCTTCGCGGGCCGCAAGGAGACGGACATCGCCGCCGATCTCGCCGACCTGCTGCGGCGGTTCGGGCACTCCCAGGTCGACTTCACCGTCGTCGGCTCGGGGCCGAACGGCGCCAACCCGCACCACGAGGCGAGCGCGCGCGTCATCGAACACGGCGACATGGTCGTCCTGGACTTCGGCGGCCTGCTGCACGGTTACGGCTCCGACACCTCGCGCACGGTGCACGTGGGTGAGCCGGGGGCCGAGGAGCAGCGCGTCCACGACATCGTCCGCGAGGCGCAGGAGGCGGGGTGCCGGGCGGTGCGGCCCGGCACCGCCTGCCAGGACGTCGACAGGGCGGCGCGGGCGGTGATCGCCGATGCCGGGTACGGCGAGCAGTTCATCCACCGCACCGGGCACGGCATCGGCGTCACCACCCATGAGCCGCCCTACATGATCGAGGGCGAGGAACTGCCGCTCGTGCCCGGCATGTGCTTCTCCGTGGAGCCCGGCATCTATCTGCCGGGCCGCTTCGGCGTGCGCATCGAGGACATAGTGACGGTCACCGAGGACGGCGTACGGCGCCTCAACTCCACGCCGCGAGAGCTGGCGATCGTCAACTGA
- a CDS encoding S1C family serine protease, which produces MEQTALRPKPMPGQESGPGGEYGRVGRFGAGRRFGIGRKTRGGRTPGTGRRGGSGSGSGSGAGPGARSGHRPHAARRRGRRLITLLFGLLFSAVLVLTGVGLGTVSATVIGMSKLADMQKQAQKQAQAQGDAKGKGAQAPPGGPAGPGAPAAPGTAPKPATPPKPPRKEPDKARERTAARPTLGVEAVDAPKGAGALLVGVHSPGPGYTAGLVRGDVLLALGKTRVTSAKALAAAVAAAAPGRNVTVTVRHASGGRQLLSVTPGFVT; this is translated from the coding sequence ATGGAACAGACTGCGTTGCGTCCCAAGCCGATGCCCGGACAGGAATCGGGGCCGGGCGGCGAATACGGCAGAGTCGGCAGATTCGGCGCCGGGCGGAGGTTCGGCATCGGGCGGAAGACCCGCGGCGGGCGGACACCCGGCACGGGCCGCAGAGGCGGGTCCGGCTCCGGCTCCGGGTCCGGAGCCGGACCCGGGGCCAGGTCCGGCCACCGTCCGCACGCCGCGCGGCGGCGCGGACGGCGGCTGATCACCCTGCTCTTCGGGCTGCTCTTCTCGGCGGTCCTCGTGTTGACGGGGGTGGGCCTTGGCACCGTCAGCGCTACGGTCATAGGCATGAGCAAGCTCGCCGACATGCAGAAGCAGGCGCAGAAGCAGGCGCAGGCGCAGGGCGACGCCAAGGGCAAGGGTGCACAGGCCCCACCGGGCGGCCCCGCGGGGCCCGGCGCCCCTGCCGCTCCGGGTACGGCGCCCAAGCCCGCCACCCCGCCGAAGCCGCCGCGGAAGGAGCCCGACAAGGCACGGGAGCGGACCGCCGCGCGCCCCACGCTCGGCGTCGAGGCCGTCGACGCCCCCAAGGGCGCGGGGGCCCTGCTCGTGGGCGTGCACAGCCCGGGTCCGGGCTATACCGCCGGTCTCGTACGCGGTGACGTACTGCTCGCCCTCGGCAAGACCCGCGTCACGTCGGCCAAGGCCCTGGCGGCCGCGGTCGCCGCAGCCGCACCGGGGAGGAACGTCACTGTGACCGTCCGCCACGCGAGCGGAGGGCGGCAGCTGCTGTCGGTGACGCCGGGCTTCGTGACATGA